Within Hydra vulgaris chromosome 02, alternate assembly HydraT2T_AEP, the genomic segment CCTCAAAAGAAAAGTCTGGGAAAGTATGaagaaaatataacatttttatcaaaataaatatcattatgcacaacttctcagaaacgCATTaggcactctttttgacataagcgaaatgaaggaaactgttttaccaacgcgtggtatgttttttgccatattaTTGGGTTGGGAAATAggtttgtttggtttttttcaAAGAGAATTATGTAAAGAATTTGTTTGTTGTTGAGTAAAGTGTTTGTATTCATTAGACAGTGCCTTTCCTGCTCTACAGAACTGTGTTAtttgctttttcaaattttttagtttttcctaTTTTCTATCCTTAAAAAAGGAATACCCAGGTGGCAAAAATCAGCATTTTCGACAACTACTTTTCCTTGCTTTTCATCGCGGTCAAAAAGCAGCTGAAGCCGCTCATGACATATGCAATGTGTATGGATAAAGTATGCTAGGCAAGTGCGCAGCACAGAAATGGTTTGCGAAGTTCAAAAACCGCGACTTTGACTTTGAGACACTTTTAAAGGAAGATGCTCGCCAAACAAGTTGTGAGTTGGCCGAAAAAATAAACTGTGATCATAAGACGATCCTCAATGGAATTTGCCGGAAAGATCGGAGCCTGGGTGCCTCACAAGTTTAACGAAGTCAACAAAGAAAATCGTCTTTAAATCGCTGCTCAACACCTTGCGCACCGTCAAGCAACACGTGGTTATAAACAGCGCTTTTTGTACCGAATCATCATGGGAGATGAGGAATGGTGCCTAAAAGCCAATATGAAACAAAGAAAGGACTGGGTAGCCCCAGGAGACACGCCAACGCTGAGAGTCAAGCAAGATCTCCAACCAAAAAAGACCATGATCTGCGTTTGGTGGGACTGTGAAAGCATGATACACTAGGTAATGCTTGAAAGGAACGCAATGGTCAACAAGGAGCTCTACATTGCCCAAATACGCCGCGTAAATGAGGCTATGCGACTAAAAAGACCTGACCGACAAAGCCATGTCATCTTGCTCCACGACAACCTCAGACCCCATGTTGCACAAGTTGTCAAAACCGCACTGCAAGAGCTTGAATGGGAGGTTCTTTAACATCCACCATACTCTCCAGACCTTGCGCCAATAGATTACCGCTTTTTACGCTCCTTGTCGAATCGAATGAAGGTTGTTAACTTCAACGGCGAAGAGGACCTCAAAAACTGGCTCAACAACTTCTTCGACACCAGACCGGGCAATTTTTAGCGGAGCGGCATCAACAAATCGGTCGAGAGGTGGGAGGAGGTTATAAACAGTAACGGCAAATAGATAGttgattaatttattgttataattattgtttttttgtttaaagaaagctctttgaaaaaaaccaAACGAACTTATTCCCCAACCCAATAGATAACATTTtccaaagtttattattaaaaaaaggttgtgcctccatatgcggtTTTGCTCCCACTTCCCCTATATACAAATTAAGTACTGTAAGACATCTCTTTATAATGGGAAAGAGAAAATACAACagtcttaaaattaaaaagacaaaaacgaggttgtaataaaaagtaataaatatatcatcaataaatagaataaaaattttaagtttacttttaaagattGGGAAAGTGTTGGatatatcaaaattaggtataacaattttattccaaagatatgGTGCTCGaaatgtaatgcaaaatttgttaaactttgttcTGCAAATTTGTTCatatgcaaaatttttatttctaagtaaatatttattaattggatttagagaaaaaaggtCTTTAAAGTTAGGTaaagttaaatagtttttcttcATGTAAATAAAgcttaaaatatcataaatattgagCTGGTAAATATTAGGTACTTTCATCTCCATAAATAATGGTTTTGAATgagtaaattattattagtcaggaataatttaatatttaatatataaaatttatgtaaaaatttttttttttttagaaatgcaTTAATTCAACTATTATCTAGTTTGTCTGCTTTAGAATGTGGTGTCACACACAGATCGAGAAGCTCCATTTCCTTTCcctacaataaaattataatatacaatTACAATATATACTATAAGTATACTATATTATAGTAGAGGACGTGCATTAAGTGAGTACGCACTAAACCACTAATTTTGCCACCCCTCCCCATCCTTCTTTTGTacaaagcagttttttttatatatgcccATTCTGCCTCTGCGTTTGTACACACAAAATCAAGACCGTCtcgaaaaatttcaaaacattaaaaaatcaaacttttttgttttaagccCGCTTTCATTTCTTTTAGGTGTTTAATACACggacatttattaattttcgtaaTTTTTTCCCTCCTACCAAAAgcttattaagtttattattttttatcaacaaaaaaacgacatctgaaaaactaaaaaaaaataacaatatatatttttggttGCCATTTTGTTCATTTATCCTCTATGAAAAAGTCATACACTGAAACCGAACTCTATGAAACTCCGTattgttgcttttctttctcttttctataaatactataatgggcacagctctaaagagctagcgtcttttgtactatctactaaaattcattttcgtgttacttgtcattcaatttggtctttactgtgactgttcctaagtgctccaaaaattcttatttgtctagttttttttctcgaccatcagttctttggaatttgcttccttcttCTTGTTTTccttattcatataatttgcaatctttcaagtcgTCTGTTATTCGTTATCTTGCTtcataaacttcatcttttttcttccagtaactctCAACTCTaacagtggttgcttgcagccttgttagaagaaaagatgttaaaaaaaaattaggtagcATGGTATTTGGACATGACATAGTGTTTATATTACCTATTGTATCATTTTTAGCCAATAAACAATAATCAGATGAAATAATCATAagaaagtatagtttttttctattttcaagtATTCGATTGCATTTGGtcaatatttcttaaaatttagtCAAACTTTGAAATCTAAgactttgtgaaaaaaataaaagaaaaaaaaagacttaactATGATAACTATAAACACTTCTGTTTTAATTAAACGTTCAAAtctgaaatttcttttttttgttcctAATTCTTATAGTATTCTATAGgacttaaaagtttaaaataaaacgcaACAGACATTGATatcaggtttttaattttttttcaattgtctataaaaaacgatatttaacaaaaataaatacgtattaataaatacattaaaaaatattttataaaaatttcaaaaagctTATTACGCAAAGaaccacataaaaaattttcttgacgaccgtaaaaaataaattgaaattaacaTTAAACATCAATTTCACATAAGTTATCATGTCTATGTTAAAATCAACATTAATCGTCACAAAAATTGCACATTTtgctaataattttataatcgcatactattattaacaaataattgtctgttaaattaaaaattaactttcatTATCGGTTGTCCATCAATCTTTTAATGATGATGGACAACTAATTAACCATTTTAACGACAACTAATTAACCATTTGTAACTAATATCGTTAAAGATAGTGGAAATGATTTTTCATTTGTACTAAATTTAAAGATCATTCATAAAATGACagattttttgtagtaaattttTGTCCTTTAAAAAAGGACAGACATCTTCATCTTTATGTTGACAAAACTGATGCATGTGATTATTTAGAAATATGAAAATCGAATTATATCTTAAAAGGACGTCAAATTTTAGCGCCAATTGTAACTTGCGAAGACAGATAGGACAAAGTAATAGTGGTTGTGTGTCAGCGTTTAAAATTGACGTACTAGTGTTCATTGTACAAGAAAAATATTGACAGTGGCTCATCCCCATTGCATGACAAATTTCATGAGTAATTACctagaaaaaaaatcatctaaattattttttctcatttttgttGGATATAAAAGTTCTAAcaaaaactttaagtaaaaataaaattttttattacattaaacaaaaaaatttaaaactctttaaaataaatacgaATCATATATAGCTATATTATAGTTTCACAAAATATAAGAATCATATATAGCTATATTATAGTTCCACAAAATATAAGAATCATATCAgtggcggatccagcattttttgatctttgagatagctaacttccagacatggagctaactccaaacatttacatgtttatacttatgtcaaataattacggtttacaaaaaattgcgatgattgaaggctgggaacaaaaaagccccaaaatttttgctacacctgccccaaacgtgagagcaacaagttgatgaaatattttttgtattattctcaactagacttatattcatcgacaattttaagtttcatagtattatctctcagcgttcaaaaattatgatcatataaaaattacaaccCCCTCAAAAAAGTCAATAGAGTATAACAAACTAGAGTATAATAAGCCTAAACTAGAGTATAATAAACCtaacttaaatgaaaaaaataattattatattaacaataataataataacaatatgataaacaaatcataaatttttaaaaaataacagtaaagctaatacaaagtaaaaaatacaaagtaatattaaaacaaaataaaaagaattttacaaaattaataaaagggaaaacaaaataattaaatataattatatacatactAATATTTTATAGGGAAATGGCCTACTAATAGGATACACCATTTTTCTAGCattgtatatatgttatgtGCAGTGTTACATTTCTTGGATACTGTGCATTTTTTTGGATACTGTGCATTTCTTAAgcaatatttaatatgtaacaACCTGCAGCAAACAAAACCAATAAGCTTTTTATTACAAGTCCTTCTACAAATATCCACaactttttgttaattgtaccattttgttaacattttgttAATTCTACTATTTGTAATGACTCCCTTCTTTCATTGGGCAAACAGGTTTTAAATAGTAATCAAGTGTCTGCAACTTTCCTACATTTAtcaacataatatatgttctaGAATGTAAAAGTACTTGCTAATACTgtgaaaaaattcaagaaaaaatttgaagtgTTTTTGACGTGTACATTTCAATGgacactttttaaaacatttaaaaaaaaattattatcaaagaaTTATTTGAATCAtcttaatataaacttatttaaagtaaattgataaagacagaaaaaaaaaagcttttattttaaatggttattaaaaataaaacttataccCTAAAGAGACGCCTATATATCTTGCAattcaagtaaaaattataaccaGGTGGTAGAGCTTCACACAAACACtcttttacagttttattactataattttgttttaatgttgtacataaattttcatcaatattagaCTTTGATAATTCATGATTAACTGGAATACTTTGGCACACAGGTTCATGTTTTGGAGAACGCATTTCTGCCTCACATTTCTCATTTGATGTGATAAAAACTAATGACTCTTGAGAATCACTTAATACCACACTTACAGATCGCTCAACTACATAATCATTCCCCCACTTTGCTAAATGCTGAGCCTCCTTTTCCATAAAGTAAGCATAATGACCAAAACTAACAGCAACTGTAGAATTTTGGAATGATGCTTCTCCTAGAATATGGTTTAGATCTTCGGAAGGATAAAAATCAAACCAACTCAATCCGCAAATACAAAATGCATCTTTGGGaataatggtttttaaaaagaactgaACATCTAGAGAAAAGAAAATATAGCTTgagtattaaaatttataacattttgtaattataatataactatatatatatatatatatatatagaacccTTAGATGTTGTCCGAAAGTTTTTCCCATATTTTGTtgacaaaaagtaaaaattaaaatgcaagaccggaattttttttttttaataatgatagactgcctgccccaaccaaaccctcagtcgatgtagcagcactcccttgcgggtcaggctatttgtcagtcgatgtagcagcactcccttgcgagtcaggctataagatagtcgatgtagcaacactccgcgcatgatttacagtaaaaaaaataaaaataaaaacattttatcaaaaaaaataaaaataaaaacattttttatattgttaaaaacattctgGTCAATTAAATTTgcgtttttgtggtttttttatataacaattaatttgtaattaaattaatggtTTTGACTTTCGTCCAACACGAAAATGTTGGACGAAagtcaaaagtaattaaaagtgaCGTATGTGTTGGCGTAAGAATCACTTTTTTCCTTCCGCTTTTCCCAAAGCCAACAAACTatagatctatatatatatacatatatatatatatatatatatatatatatatatatatatatatatatatatatatatatatatatatatatatatatatatatatatatataacccctaACTGGTTGTCAGAAAGTTTTTCCGTATTTTGTtgacaaaaagtaaaaattaaaatgcaaaactgtaattttttttaaattacttgatagactgcctgcccaaccaaaccctcagtcgatgtagcagcactcccttgcaagtcaggctataagatagtcgatgtagcaacactctgtgcatgatttacagtaaaaaaaataaaaataaaaacattttattaaaaaaaataaaaataaaaacattttttatatcattaaaaacattcagaatgttttaaaagcattcagaatgtttttataaacattctGGTCAATTAAATTTGCGCTTTtgcagttttcttaaaaaacaattaatttgtaattaaattaatggtTTTAACTTTCTGACAACACGCAAATGTTGGACGAAaatcaaaagtaattaaaagtgaCATATTTGCAGGGTTGCATGGTTTTAACCAAATGGTTTAAACCATTGGtttaaaccatggtttaaaccaattaaaaaaatgttggtttaaaccaaattaatgtttttttaaaaagatttaaacttacAACAGAAAACTAAAACAgggttatgttaaaaaatataactaatcttcaatatagatatttttttaaatccatgatttttgtttctgttttttCATAGAATAGAGTCCTCAGTGTTTTTATAGAACAGAGcagtaataaattagtaataacACGTATTTATCTGTTTTCTTCTACAGGGTTTTTCTCCTTTATTAGGTTCATCAAGAAGCATTGCTTCCTGATGAACTTATTTCATCAGGAAGTTTTCTtaacgatatatatatttaaatgtttagcAAAACTATAAGTAGTTCtaacatattttattgataCCACAAAAAATGTCTCAAAAAACTGCGCGCAAATGTGATATGATTTGGTTAAAATATACACGAGTGACTAAAGAAAGGGGTGTGGAGCAGTTAGTAATGCGTGTAGAAAAGAAATGGAAGGTCAAATTCAAAGGATGCATGAACATATAAAAAAGTGCAAGCGATCACAACCCCATGAAATTATGGAGTCAATGGAAGATCAACAACTTCTTGAAGGTAGTTAAATTACTGCattgctattttaaaatttaaattttccctaaattgtaaacatatatatttaaattatcacgTATAGACATATTAACTTAGAATAATTCAATAAACTGCAATTTCATTTTAAAGGTAACTTACCCTCAACATCACAACAACAAATGAAAAGGTCTCAGTCCAATTCACCATCAgttgataaatatttgaaaattgatAAGTTTTTCACACGAACAAGCTTCAAAGAGAAAGATTTATTTGATCTGCAACTTGGTAGATTTATATACAGTACAAACTCTAGCTTCAGAACAGTTGAacacaaagaattttatatataaaaaataaaaaatttatcaatatgcTTTATCCAGGATACACTCTACCTAATAGAACTCAAATTGGAGGAGAAATATTAGATAGGGTTTACgcagaagaaattgaaaaatgtaatgtattGAATAGGAAAATTGTAGCCATGTCTTAAGATGGCTAGAGTAATGTACATAATGAACCTATAGCTTGTATCTCTGTaattacagataaaattaacattttagtaaaaacaatcaacactTCTGATCATTCACATACTGGTGAATATCTTATACAATTAGCAAGAGAAGCAATAGATTCTGTAAGATGTAAATTTGGATGCACAGTAAAAAGCTTTGTGACTGATAATGCAGCTAATATGAAATCAATGAGACAAGTACTGTCATCTGAAAGAGATATCATAACTTATGGGTGTGCTGCTCATATGCTGAATCTTTTAGCAAATAAtcttaacattgaaaatgtgAGCAAATGTTACataaataatagaatatataagaaataatcatAAAGCTGgagcaatttataaattaaatggaGGAACAAAATTGCCACTTCCTACTGATACTTGCTGGAATTCTGTATGTGATTCACttgaaaaatatgtcaacaacTGGAGCATCATTTTcacaatgtttgaaaaaaataaagacttagATCCCATGATTGGTAAAAAAGTAAGTGATATACAGATAAAGCAAAACACagaagatttattaaaaatattaaaaccaattGCAGTAGCTCTAGATAAGTTGCAAAGAcgtcaaacaaaaataagtgacactgttgaaatttttaaagatttgataaacagttttaacatacgaaaaaaaaaaaattgaatctagaTACCTTCAGACTGTCAATGATGCTCATTTCCTTGCAAACACAATAGATACTAGATATTTTGGATGTAATctttctaaaaatgaaaatgaagctgCCATGAATTTCGCAGATAAAGAGTTCAAGAATTTGTTACCAacaatattcaaattaaaagccAAATCTGCTCCATTCGATAAAAGCTATTTGTATAGtgaatctgttttaaaaaatcaccaGTAGAATGGTGGAAATCTCTAAAAATTGTGGATTGTAACATAATGGATATTGAAGGTTTATTAAATGCACCAGCTTCTAGTGCTGGAATcgaaagaattttttcaacttttgtcCTTGTTCATTCTAAGTTAAGAAACCAATTGGGGGtagaaaaagcagcaaagcttgtatttatatattgaacattaaacaatgatgtattgcataattttgatgaaattttacagtaatattgataaagaatatagtttactcaaataaaatgcattaaacttttttttaatttaaaaggataaCTAAATACGgcattatttaacaaaaacctaattttaaccaaattatatatatatatatatatatatatatatatatatatatatatatatatatatatatatatatatatatatatatatatctgtgtgtgtgtgtgtgtgtgtgtgtatatatatatatatatatagattgttGCATTTGGGagtaattttgatgaaattttacagtaatattgataaagaatatagtttactcaaataaaatgcattatacttttttttaatttaaaaggataaCTAAATACGgcattatttaacaaaaacctaattttaaCCAACaaaaccatggtttttttggtttttttaaaaaaacctatggtttttggtttttttgcaACCCTGCATATTTGTTGGCATAAGAATCATTTTTTTCCTTCCCTACTCCCAAATGCaacaatctatatatatatatatatatatatatatatatatatatatatatatatatattatatatatatatatatatatatatatatatatatatatatatatatatatatatatataaatatatagtatatatatatatatatatatatatatatatatatatat encodes:
- the LOC100215542 gene encoding archaemetzincin-2 isoform X1 produces the protein MDKNLSKLPASEKRFYENPRMEDIFGPFIFISTDQHTIKEKPQSVDDWKYYTSWSKIKKPSMFFRGKKHKIYVQPIGPFPEILMKTNGFISMLETLKNFVEKFFPNLKVVFMDTIIDYKSLPCKNRLHTKSKQRQLLISDVQFFLKTIIPKDAFCICGLSWFDFYPSEDLNHILGEASFQNSTVAVSFGHYAYFMEKEAQHLAKWGNDYVVERSVSVVLSDSQESLVFITSNEKCEAEMRSPKHEPVCQSIPVNHELSKSNIDENLCTTLKQNYSNKTVKECLCEALPPGYNFYLNCKIYRRLFRVITHEICHAMGMSHCQYFSCTMNTSTSILNADTQPLLLCPICLRKLQLALKFDVLLRYNSIFIFLNNHMHQFCQHKDEDVCPFLKDKNLLQKICHFMNDL